One genomic window of Muntiacus reevesi chromosome 4, mMunRee1.1, whole genome shotgun sequence includes the following:
- the AAAS gene encoding aladin isoform X2: MCSLGLFPPPPPRGQITLYEHNNELVTGSSCESPPPDFRGQWINLPVLNLTKDPLKTPGRLDHGTRTAFIHHREQVWKRCINIWRDVGLFGVLNEIANSEEEVFEWVKTASSWALALCRWASSLHGSLFPHLSLRSEDLIAEFAQVTNWSSCCLRVFAWHPHTNKFAVALLDDSVRVYNANSTIVPSLKHRLQRNVAALAWKPLSASVLAVACQSCILIWTLDPTSLSTRPSSGCAQVLSHPGHTPVTSLAWAPSGGRLLSASPVDAAILVWDVSTETCVPLPWFRGGGVTNLLWSPDGSKVLATTPSAVFRVWEAQMWTCERWPTLSGRCQTGCWSPSGNRLLFTVLGEPLIYSLSFPERCGEGKGYVGGAKSATIVADLSETTVQTPDGEERLGGEAHSMVWDPSGERLAVLMKGNPRVQNGKPVILLFRTRNSPVFELLPCGIIQGEPGAQAQLITFHPSFNKGALLSVCWSTGRITHIPLYFVNAQFPRFSPVLGRTQEPPAGGGGSIHDLPLFTETSPTSAPWDPLPGPPPAQPHSPHSHFQ; this comes from the exons ATGTGCTCCCTGGGGTTGTTCCCTCCTCCGCCGCCTAGGGGACAAATCACCCTATACGAGCACAATAACGAACTGGTGACAGGCAGTAGCTGTGAGAGTCCGCCTCCCGACTTCCGGGGCCAG TGGATCAATCTTCCTGTCCTAAACCTGACTAAGGATCCCTTGAAGACCCCTGGAAGACTGGACCATGGCACAAGAACTGCCTTCATCCACCACCGGGAGCAAGTGTGGAAGAGATGCATCAACATTTG GCGTGATGTAGGCCTTTTTGGGGTGCTGAATGAAATTGCAAATTCAGAGGAGGAGG TGTTTGAGTGGGTGAAGACGGCATCCAGCTGGGCCCTGGCACTCTGTCGATGGGCCTCCTCCCTCCACGggtccctgtttccccatctgtct CTTAGGAGCGAAGATCTGATTGCTGAATTTGCTCAAGTCACAAACTG GTCCAGCTGCTGCTTGCGGGTCTTTGCATGGCACCCCCACACCAACAAGTTCGCCGTGGCCCTGCTGGATGACTCAGTCCGCGTGTATAATGCCAACAG CACTATAGTCCCCTCCCTGAAGCACCGGCTGCAGCGCAATGTGGCAGCCCTGGCCTGGAAGCCCCTCAGTGCCTCTGTCTTGGCTGTGGCCTGCCAGAGCTGCATTCTCATCTGGACTCTGGATCCCACGTCCTTGTCTACCCG ACCCTCTTCCGGCTGTGCCCAGGTGCTCTCTCACCCTGGGCACACACCTGTTACCAGCTTGGCTTGGGCCCCTAGTGGGGGGCGGCTGCTCTCAGCTTCCCCTGTGGACGCTGCCATCCTG GTTTGGGATGTCTCAACAGAGACCTGTGTTCCCCTTCCCTGGTTTCGGGGAGGTGGGGTTACAAACCTGCTCTGGTCCCCAGATGGCAGCAAAGTCTTGGCTACCACTCCTTCAGCTGTCTTTCG AGTCTGGGAGGCCCAGATGTGGACTTGCGAGCGGTGGCCTACCCTCTCGGGGCGATGCCAG ACTGGCTGCTGGAGTCCCAGTGGAAACCGCCTGCTATTCACTGTGTTGGGGGAACCACTTATATACTCCTTGTCATTCCCAGAACGTTGTG GTGAGGGAAAGGGCTATGTTGGAGGTGCCAAGTCCGCTACAATAGTGGCAGATCTGTCTGAGACCACCGTACAGACGCCGGACGGCGAGGAGAG ACTTGGGGGAGAGGCTCACTCCATGGTCTGGGACCCAAGCGGGGAGCGGCTGGCTGTGCTCATGAAAG GCAATCCTCGGGTCCAGAATGGGAAACCAGTCATCCTCCTTTTTCGCACTCGAAACAGCCCCGTGTTTGAGCTACTTCCTTG tggcatTATCCAGGGGGAGCCAGGAGCCCAGGCCCAGCTCATCACTTTCCATCCTTCCTTCAACAAAGGAGCTCTGCTCAGCGTG tGCTGGTCCACAGGCCGGATCACCCACATCCCTCTGTACTTTGTCAATGCCCAGTTTCCACGCTTTAGCCCAGTGCTTGGCCGAACCCAAGAGCCCCCAGCTGGGGGTGGAGGCTCTATTCACGATCTACCCCTGTTTACTGAGACATCCCCAACCTCTGCCCCTTGGGACCCTCTCCCAGGGCCACCCCCTGCTCAGCCCCACTCCCCTCACTCCCACTTTCAGTAA
- the AAAS gene encoding aladin isoform X1: MTGSLTLWPSSPGGRSTLPPKISRLTFPLWWINLPVLNLTKDPLKTPGRLDHGTRTAFIHHREQVWKRCINIWRDVGLFGVLNEIANSEEEVFEWVKTASSWALALCRWASSLHGSLFPHLSLRSEDLIAEFAQVTNWSSCCLRVFAWHPHTNKFAVALLDDSVRVYNANSTIVPSLKHRLQRNVAALAWKPLSASVLAVACQSCILIWTLDPTSLSTRPSSGCAQVLSHPGHTPVTSLAWAPSGGRLLSASPVDAAILVWDVSTETCVPLPWFRGGGVTNLLWSPDGSKVLATTPSAVFRVWEAQMWTCERWPTLSGRCQTGCWSPSGNRLLFTVLGEPLIYSLSFPERCGEGKGYVGGAKSATIVADLSETTVQTPDGEERLGGEAHSMVWDPSGERLAVLMKGNPRVQNGKPVILLFRTRNSPVFELLPCGIIQGEPGAQAQLITFHPSFNKGALLSVCWSTGRITHIPLYFVNAQFPRFSPVLGRTQEPPAGGGGSIHDLPLFTETSPTSAPWDPLPGPPPAQPHSPHSHFQ; encoded by the exons ATGACTG GAAGCCTAACCCTGTGGCCTTCAAGTCCTGGCGGGCGCAGTACTCTCCCTCCCAAGATCTCCCGCCTGACTTTCCCCCTCTGG TGGATCAATCTTCCTGTCCTAAACCTGACTAAGGATCCCTTGAAGACCCCTGGAAGACTGGACCATGGCACAAGAACTGCCTTCATCCACCACCGGGAGCAAGTGTGGAAGAGATGCATCAACATTTG GCGTGATGTAGGCCTTTTTGGGGTGCTGAATGAAATTGCAAATTCAGAGGAGGAGG TGTTTGAGTGGGTGAAGACGGCATCCAGCTGGGCCCTGGCACTCTGTCGATGGGCCTCCTCCCTCCACGggtccctgtttccccatctgtct CTTAGGAGCGAAGATCTGATTGCTGAATTTGCTCAAGTCACAAACTG GTCCAGCTGCTGCTTGCGGGTCTTTGCATGGCACCCCCACACCAACAAGTTCGCCGTGGCCCTGCTGGATGACTCAGTCCGCGTGTATAATGCCAACAG CACTATAGTCCCCTCCCTGAAGCACCGGCTGCAGCGCAATGTGGCAGCCCTGGCCTGGAAGCCCCTCAGTGCCTCTGTCTTGGCTGTGGCCTGCCAGAGCTGCATTCTCATCTGGACTCTGGATCCCACGTCCTTGTCTACCCG ACCCTCTTCCGGCTGTGCCCAGGTGCTCTCTCACCCTGGGCACACACCTGTTACCAGCTTGGCTTGGGCCCCTAGTGGGGGGCGGCTGCTCTCAGCTTCCCCTGTGGACGCTGCCATCCTG GTTTGGGATGTCTCAACAGAGACCTGTGTTCCCCTTCCCTGGTTTCGGGGAGGTGGGGTTACAAACCTGCTCTGGTCCCCAGATGGCAGCAAAGTCTTGGCTACCACTCCTTCAGCTGTCTTTCG AGTCTGGGAGGCCCAGATGTGGACTTGCGAGCGGTGGCCTACCCTCTCGGGGCGATGCCAG ACTGGCTGCTGGAGTCCCAGTGGAAACCGCCTGCTATTCACTGTGTTGGGGGAACCACTTATATACTCCTTGTCATTCCCAGAACGTTGTG GTGAGGGAAAGGGCTATGTTGGAGGTGCCAAGTCCGCTACAATAGTGGCAGATCTGTCTGAGACCACCGTACAGACGCCGGACGGCGAGGAGAG ACTTGGGGGAGAGGCTCACTCCATGGTCTGGGACCCAAGCGGGGAGCGGCTGGCTGTGCTCATGAAAG GCAATCCTCGGGTCCAGAATGGGAAACCAGTCATCCTCCTTTTTCGCACTCGAAACAGCCCCGTGTTTGAGCTACTTCCTTG tggcatTATCCAGGGGGAGCCAGGAGCCCAGGCCCAGCTCATCACTTTCCATCCTTCCTTCAACAAAGGAGCTCTGCTCAGCGTG tGCTGGTCCACAGGCCGGATCACCCACATCCCTCTGTACTTTGTCAATGCCCAGTTTCCACGCTTTAGCCCAGTGCTTGGCCGAACCCAAGAGCCCCCAGCTGGGGGTGGAGGCTCTATTCACGATCTACCCCTGTTTACTGAGACATCCCCAACCTCTGCCCCTTGGGACCCTCTCCCAGGGCCACCCCCTGCTCAGCCCCACTCCCCTCACTCCCACTTTCAGTAA
- the MYG1 gene encoding MYG1 exonuclease: MGHRFLRGFLPVLLLQPPRRSPHLKLNLEPVSPSKRPRSHLMAPPRIGTHNGTFHCDEALACALLRLLPEYRDAEIVRTRDPEKLAACDIVVDVGGEYDPQRHRYDHHQRSFTETMSSLSPGKPWQTKLSSAGLIYLHFGHKLLAQLLGTSEEDGMVGTLYDKMYENFVEEVDAVDNGISQWEEGEPRYLLTTTLSARVARLNPTWNQPNQDTEAGFKRAMDLVREEFLQRLDFYQNSWLPARTLVEEALAKRFQVDPSGEIIELAKGGCPWKEHLYQLESGLSSTGTIAFVIYTDQAGQWRVQCVPKEPHSFQSRLPLPEPWRGLRDEALDQISGIPGCVFVHASGFIGGHRTREGALSMARATLAQRPAPTPAQNPLVQ; this comes from the exons ATGGGCCACCGCTTCCTGCGCGGTTTCCTGCCTGTGCTGTTGCTACAGCCACCCCGCCGGAGCCCGCATCTCAAGCTCAACCTGGAGCCCGTCTCACCTTCCAAACGACCCCGCAGCCACCTCATGGCTCCGCCCCGAATCGGGACACACAACGGCACCTTCCACTGCGATGAGGCGCTGGCGTGCGCGTTGCTGCGCCTCCTGCCGGAGTACCGG gaTGCAGAGATTGTGCGGACCCGAGACCCCGAGAAACTGGCTGCTTGTGACATCGTGGTAGACGTGGGTGGCGAGTACGACCCTCAGAGACACCGATATGACCATCACCAGAG GTCTTTCACAGAGACCATGAGCTCCCTGTCCCCCGGGAAGCCGTGGCAGACCAAGCTGAGCAGTGCGGGACTCATCTATCTGCACTTCGGGCACAAGCTGCTGGCCCAGTTGCTGGGCACTAGCGAAGAGGACGGCATGGTGGGCACCCTCTATGACAAG ATGTATGAGAACTTCGTGGAGGAGGTGGATGCGGTGGACAATGGGATTTCCCAATGGGAGGAGGGAGAGCCTCGGTACCTGCTGACCACCACGCTGAGCGCCAGGGTTGCTCGGCTTAATCCCACCTGGAACCAGCCAAACCAAGACACTGAG GCTGGGTTCAAGCGTGCAATGGACCTGGTTCGAGAGGAGTTTCTGCAGAGACTAGATTTCTACCAGAACAGCTGGCTGCCAGCCCGAACCCTGGTGGAAGAGGCCCTGGCAAAGAGGTTCCAG GTGGACCCAAGTGGGGAGATAATAGAACTGGCAAAGGGTGGCTGTCCCTGGAAGGAACACCTCTATCAGCTGGAATCGGGGCTGTCCTCCACAGGGACCATCGCCTTTGTTATCTACACAGACCAGGCTGGACAGTGGCGGGTACAGTGTGTGCCTAAGGAGCCCCATTCGTTCCAGAGCAG GCTGCCCCTGCCAGAGCCATGGCGGGGTCTTCGGGATGAGGCCCTGGACCAGATCAGTGGAATTCCTGGCTGCGTCTTTGTCCATGCCAGCGGCTTCATTGGTGGGCACCGTACCCGAGAGGGCGCCCTGAGCATGGCCCGTGCCACCTTGGCCCAGCGCCCAGCACCTACACCTGCCCAAAATCCCCTagtccaataa
- the SP7 gene encoding transcription factor Sp7 isoform X1, whose product MASSLLEEEAHYGSSPLAMLTAACSKFGSSSPLRDSTTLGKAGTKKPYSVTSDLSASKTMGDAYPAPFSSTNGLLSPPGSPPAPTSGYANDYPPFSHSFPGPTGTQDPGLLVPKGHSSSDCLPSVYTSLDMAHPYGSWYKAGIHAGISPGPGNAPTPWWDMHPGGNWLGGGQGQGDGLQGTLPAGPAQPPLNPQLPTYPSDFAPLNPAPYPAPHLLQPGPQHVLPQDVYKPKAVGNSGQLEGSGGAKPPRGAGTGGSAGYGGSGAGRSSCDCPNCQELERLGAAAAGLRKKPIHSCHIPGCGKVYGKASHLKAHLRWHTGERPFVCNWLFCGKRFTRSDELERHVRTHTREKKFTCLLCSKRFTRSDHLSKHQRTHGEPGPGPPASGPKELGEGRSTGEEEASQTPRPSASPAPPEKAPEGSPEQSNLLEI is encoded by the exons ATGGCGTCCTCCCTGCTTGAG GAGGAAGCTCACTATGGCTCCAGCCCCCTGGCCATGCTGACAGCAGCGTGCAGTAAATTTGGCAGCTCCAGCCCTCTGCGGGACTCCACGACACTGGGCAAAGCAGGCACAAAGAAGCCATACTCTGTGACCAGTGACCTTTCGGCCTCCAAAACCATGGGGGATGCTTACCCAGCCCCCTTCTCAAGCACCAACGGGCTTCTCTCCCCCCCAGGCAGCCCTCCAGCGCCCACCTCGGGCTATGCCAATGACTACCCTCCCTTTTCCCATTCGTTCCCAGGGCCCACGGGCACCCAGGACCCTGGGCTCCTAGTGCCCAAGGGGCACAGCTCTTCTGACTGCCTGCCCAGCGTCTACACCTCTCTGGACATGGCACACCCCTATGGCTCCTGGTACAAGGCAGGCATCCATGCAGGCATCTCACCGGGCCCAGGCAATGCTCCTACCCCTTGGTGGGACATGCATCCTGGGGGCAACTGGCTCGGTGGCGGGCAGGGCCAGGGTGATGGGCTGCAAGGGACACTGCCTGCAGGCCCTGCTCAGCCTCCACTGAACCCCCAGCTGCCCACCTACCCGTCCGACTTTGCCCCCCTTAATCCAGCCCCCTATCCAGCTCCCCACCTCCTGCAGCCAGGGCCCCAGCATGTCTTGCCCCAGGATGTCTATAAACCTAAGGCGGTGGGCAACAGTGGGCAGCTGGAGGGGAGCGGTGGAGCCAAACCCCCCCGGGGTGCAGGCACAGGGGGCAGTGCTGGCTACGGGGGCAGTGGGGCAGGGCGCTCCTCCTGCGACTGCCCCAACTGCCAGGAGCTGGAGCGCCTGGGCGCCGCTGCGGCCGGGCTGCGGAAGAAGCCGATCCACAGTTGCCACATTCCGGGCTGTGGCAAGGTGTACGGCAAGGCCTCCCATCTGAAGGCCCACTTGCGCTGGCACACGGGCGAGAGGCCTTTCGTCTGCAACTGGCTCTTCTGCGGCAAGAGGTTCACCCGTTCGGACGAGCTGGAGCGCCACGTGCGCACTCACACCCGGGAGAAGAAGTTCACCTGCCTACTCTGCTCCAAGCGCTTTACTCGAAGCGACCACCTGAGCAAACATCAACGCACCCACGGCGAGCCAGGTCCAGGACCCCCAGCCAGTGGCCccaaggagctgggggagggccGCAGCACCGGCGAAGAGGAGGCCAGTCAGACGCCCAGACCTTCTGCCTCACCTGCACCCCCAGAAAAAGCTCCTGAAGGCAGCCCGGAGCAGAGCAACCTGCTGGAGATCTGA
- the SP7 gene encoding transcription factor Sp7 isoform X2 codes for MLTAACSKFGSSSPLRDSTTLGKAGTKKPYSVTSDLSASKTMGDAYPAPFSSTNGLLSPPGSPPAPTSGYANDYPPFSHSFPGPTGTQDPGLLVPKGHSSSDCLPSVYTSLDMAHPYGSWYKAGIHAGISPGPGNAPTPWWDMHPGGNWLGGGQGQGDGLQGTLPAGPAQPPLNPQLPTYPSDFAPLNPAPYPAPHLLQPGPQHVLPQDVYKPKAVGNSGQLEGSGGAKPPRGAGTGGSAGYGGSGAGRSSCDCPNCQELERLGAAAAGLRKKPIHSCHIPGCGKVYGKASHLKAHLRWHTGERPFVCNWLFCGKRFTRSDELERHVRTHTREKKFTCLLCSKRFTRSDHLSKHQRTHGEPGPGPPASGPKELGEGRSTGEEEASQTPRPSASPAPPEKAPEGSPEQSNLLEI; via the coding sequence ATGCTGACAGCAGCGTGCAGTAAATTTGGCAGCTCCAGCCCTCTGCGGGACTCCACGACACTGGGCAAAGCAGGCACAAAGAAGCCATACTCTGTGACCAGTGACCTTTCGGCCTCCAAAACCATGGGGGATGCTTACCCAGCCCCCTTCTCAAGCACCAACGGGCTTCTCTCCCCCCCAGGCAGCCCTCCAGCGCCCACCTCGGGCTATGCCAATGACTACCCTCCCTTTTCCCATTCGTTCCCAGGGCCCACGGGCACCCAGGACCCTGGGCTCCTAGTGCCCAAGGGGCACAGCTCTTCTGACTGCCTGCCCAGCGTCTACACCTCTCTGGACATGGCACACCCCTATGGCTCCTGGTACAAGGCAGGCATCCATGCAGGCATCTCACCGGGCCCAGGCAATGCTCCTACCCCTTGGTGGGACATGCATCCTGGGGGCAACTGGCTCGGTGGCGGGCAGGGCCAGGGTGATGGGCTGCAAGGGACACTGCCTGCAGGCCCTGCTCAGCCTCCACTGAACCCCCAGCTGCCCACCTACCCGTCCGACTTTGCCCCCCTTAATCCAGCCCCCTATCCAGCTCCCCACCTCCTGCAGCCAGGGCCCCAGCATGTCTTGCCCCAGGATGTCTATAAACCTAAGGCGGTGGGCAACAGTGGGCAGCTGGAGGGGAGCGGTGGAGCCAAACCCCCCCGGGGTGCAGGCACAGGGGGCAGTGCTGGCTACGGGGGCAGTGGGGCAGGGCGCTCCTCCTGCGACTGCCCCAACTGCCAGGAGCTGGAGCGCCTGGGCGCCGCTGCGGCCGGGCTGCGGAAGAAGCCGATCCACAGTTGCCACATTCCGGGCTGTGGCAAGGTGTACGGCAAGGCCTCCCATCTGAAGGCCCACTTGCGCTGGCACACGGGCGAGAGGCCTTTCGTCTGCAACTGGCTCTTCTGCGGCAAGAGGTTCACCCGTTCGGACGAGCTGGAGCGCCACGTGCGCACTCACACCCGGGAGAAGAAGTTCACCTGCCTACTCTGCTCCAAGCGCTTTACTCGAAGCGACCACCTGAGCAAACATCAACGCACCCACGGCGAGCCAGGTCCAGGACCCCCAGCCAGTGGCCccaaggagctgggggagggccGCAGCACCGGCGAAGAGGAGGCCAGTCAGACGCCCAGACCTTCTGCCTCACCTGCACCCCCAGAAAAAGCTCCTGAAGGCAGCCCGGAGCAGAGCAACCTGCTGGAGATCTGA